The genomic region ACCTGTACTTCCAGCCGACTGCCGCCCAGCCCTTCGCTGAGGGCGACAAAAAAGGCCAGCGCCTGAGCTTCGTGGCCAGCGCGGCCGGCGGCCAGATTGAGCAGGTATATACGCTGTTCGACAACTCCTATGAAATGGCCTACGATCTGCGGTTTACGGGCCTGCAGCAGACCATGTCGCAGGAGCCGCTCACGTACACGTTTGTGGACCGCGTGCGCCAGACCGAGCAGGATATCAAGCAGAACCGCAACCACACCACCATCAACCACTACCTCGTGGGCGATGAGCACGGCACCCTGACCGAAGCCTCGGAAAAGCCCGAGGAATTGGACATTGCGGAGCCGCTGAAGTGGGCCGCCCACAAGCACGACTTCTTCGTGGCCGGCATCATTGCCAACTCCACCTTCTCGAACGGCAAGTTCAACTCCACGGTAGACCTGGCCGATACCACGTTCATCAAGACGCTGAGCACCACGCTCAGCATCCCGGCTGCCGACGCGCAGCAGGGCAAAGCCAGCTTCCGCTACTACTTCGGGCCCAACTCGCTGCCCATCCTGCAGGATGTGACGCCGGGCTTCGACCGGAACGTGTTCCTGGGCTGGGGCTTGTTCCGCTGGATAAACCAGTTCGTGGTGCTGCCCGTGTTCCACATCTTGGAGAAATTCATCAGTTCCTACGGCATCATCATTGCGCTGCTCGTGGTCCTGATTAAGCTTGTGACTTGGCCGCTGACTTACAAAACGTATGAGTCGCAGGCCAAGATGAAGGTGCTGAAGCCGGAAATCGACGCCATCAAGGAGAAGTTCGGCGACGACCAGATGAAGGTGCAGCAGGAAACCATGAAGCTGAATTCCAGCTTCGGGGTGAACCCGCTCAGCGGCTGCATACCTACGCTGCTTACGATGCCGATTCTGTTTGCCATGTTCCAGTTCTTCCCTAACGCCATCGAGCTGCGGCAGGAGCATTTCCTGTGGGCCAAAGACTTGAGCACCTACGACGACCTGATCAAACTGCCGTTTGAGGTGCCGTTCCTGGGTCACCACATCAGCCTGTTCACGGTGCTGATGACGCTTTCCACGCTGCTCATGACGTGGCAGAGCAACCAGATGAACCCGGCCGCCATGCAGGGCCCGATGAAGTTCTACAGCTACCTGATGCCGGTGGTGTTCATGTTCGTGCTGAATAGCTTCGCCTCGGGCCTGACCTGGTACTACCTGGTATCCAACCTTGCTACACTGGGCCAGCAGGCCCTCACGCGCCGCTTCGTGGATGACACCAAGATCCGGGCGCAGCTGGAAGCCAACAAGGTAAAAAACAAGGACAAGAAGCCCTCCGGTTTCGGTGCCCGCCTCCAGGACGCCATGCGCGCCGCCCAGGAGCGCGACGCCTCCACCGCCCGCCCCGGCACCACCGATTCCGACGCCGGCACCTCGGCCACGGTAGAACCCAAGCCCAAAAAGCCAACCCGCCGCTCGTAGTCGTTTCGTCTACCGGCAGCCAAAAAGGCCTTTCACGTCGTGTGGAAGGCCTTTTTGTTTGTTCAGAGTTATTAATCGGCGAATTGGTGCGCTTTTTGGAACTTGCCCCAGCAACTCCTCCCCTTTTCTCTACCACCATGCGCCATTTGCTTACGCTCCTGTTAGCCGCTTCGCTTTGCGGCTGTGCTGCCCAGGCCCAGCAAGCTCCCAAGCCTGCCAAAAAGGCCACGGCCGCCAAAAAACCTAAAAAGCAGAAGCTCAAAGCTTCCGCGCCGGTGGAAGCGGCGCCGGCCATCATATTCAGCCGTACGCCCTGTCTGGGCAGCTGCCCGCACTACACCGCCGCCATCTACCCCGACGGCCGCGTGCAGTACGAAGGGTTCCAGCATGCCCCGCTAGAAGGCAAGCGCGAGTTCAAAATCTCGGTTTCCACGGTGAACACCATTCTGTTTCAGGCCCGGGAAATGAACTTCGCCAAGCTGCCCGCAACCTACTCCGACGGGGCCACCGACCTGCCCGCCACCAGCCTCAGCATCCGGCAGGCCGAAGGCCCCGCCACCGCCGTATCCGTCGAGTCGGGCGCCCCCGCCGAGCTGACCAACCTGCTACGCTACGTGGAAAAGCAAATTACCGACGGCCTGGGCGTCACCGCCGACCAGTAGAATAGGACTGTCATTGCGAGGACGAAGTACGAAGCAATCCTTCCTCTCGTGGCAGACACTTTCCTTACAGCAAAGCCCTCCGGCATCAGGTTACGACCTGGCGCCGGAGGGCTTCTCACTTAGGGTTGTTTTCAGCAAATGAGAGGAAGGATTGCTTCGCTCTGCTCGCAATGACAGTTACTCCTTGCGCACGCGCTCCAGCACCAGCTGGTTCATGGGGTTGGGCGTGAGGCCGCGCACATTGTTTTGGGTGAGGCGCACCACTTCGTCGTAGTACACGGCCACCACCGGGCATTCCTCCACAATGAGGCGGTCCATCTGGCGGTAGAGCTCGTAACGCTTTTCGGTGTTCTGCTCCAGCTTGGCCTGCTCGTAGAGGCGGTCGTAGGCGGGGCTGCGGAAGTGGGTTTTGTTGGGGCCGGCGGGCGCGAAGTTCTTGCTGTAGAACAGGGCCAGGTAGTTTTCCGCGTCGGGGTAGTCGCCGAGCCAGCTGCGGGTGAAGAAGGCGGCGCGGCCGTTGTCGATCAGCTCGCCGTGCGCCGCGCCCTGGTTCACGTCGATTTCCACCTGCACGCCCACTTCGGCCCACTTTTTCTGGTAGTACTCGCAGTATTCCTTGGTTTCGGCCACGGTGCTCAGGCGCAGCTTCAACGGCATGCCGGGCCCATAGCCGGCGGCGCGTAGCAGCGCCCGCGCCTTCTCGGGCTGGTAGGTGTAGCCGGGCACCAGCGCGGCGCTAAACGAGGGCAGCGAGGCCGGCACGAAGCCCGAGTTGCCGGGCTTGCCCACGTTGTTGAGGAAGTAAGCCAGAAACTCCGGCTTGTTGAGGGCGTAGTTCAGGGCCTGGCGCACGCGCTTGTCGCGCAGGGCGCGGCCGGTTTCGGCGTTGTCGCCGCGCAGGTTGGCGGGGTCCTGCTGCATGCCCAGGTATTCAGTATTGAGGTAGGGCACTTTCTGCAGCTGAAATTTGCCCTGGAAATCCTCGCGCACCGTGCCGTCGGGGTACATAATTAGGTCGCGGGAGCCGCTACGGATACCGCTCAGAAAGTCCAGCTTGCCCTGCATGAAGGTCAGGAATTCGGTTTTGCGGTCCTGAAT from Hymenobacter canadensis harbors:
- the yidC gene encoding membrane protein insertase YidC; amino-acid sequence: MLLVYLYFFRPETPKEVPADKPTTAAAARPGTPAAAAVAAPLDSAAAARTLGAFAGAAMGTAQQTQLQNGNLTVTFSSKGGRVEAVRLNKYKTFFGKPLDLLDAQSAQIDTKFRTTTGQTVRLSDLYFQPTAAQPFAEGDKKGQRLSFVASAAGGQIEQVYTLFDNSYEMAYDLRFTGLQQTMSQEPLTYTFVDRVRQTEQDIKQNRNHTTINHYLVGDEHGTLTEASEKPEELDIAEPLKWAAHKHDFFVAGIIANSTFSNGKFNSTVDLADTTFIKTLSTTLSIPAADAQQGKASFRYYFGPNSLPILQDVTPGFDRNVFLGWGLFRWINQFVVLPVFHILEKFISSYGIIIALLVVLIKLVTWPLTYKTYESQAKMKVLKPEIDAIKEKFGDDQMKVQQETMKLNSSFGVNPLSGCIPTLLTMPILFAMFQFFPNAIELRQEHFLWAKDLSTYDDLIKLPFEVPFLGHHISLFTVLMTLSTLLMTWQSNQMNPAAMQGPMKFYSYLMPVVFMFVLNSFASGLTWYYLVSNLATLGQQALTRRFVDDTKIRAQLEANKVKNKDKKPSGFGARLQDAMRAAQERDASTARPGTTDSDAGTSATVEPKPKKPTRRS
- a CDS encoding DUF6438 domain-containing protein, producing the protein MRHLLTLLLAASLCGCAAQAQQAPKPAKKATAAKKPKKQKLKASAPVEAAPAIIFSRTPCLGSCPHYTAAIYPDGRVQYEGFQHAPLEGKREFKISVSTVNTILFQAREMNFAKLPATYSDGATDLPATSLSIRQAEGPATAVSVESGAPAELTNLLRYVEKQITDGLGVTADQ
- a CDS encoding ABC transporter substrate-binding protein gives rise to the protein MFPFSRRAVGFAPLLLSLLSSCAEQGPPTDARRVFRYNQPESLTSLDPAFARNQANTWAVTQLYNGLVALDDSLRPSPSVARRYEISPDGKTYTFWLRPEVRFHDDAVFAGGKGRRVLAQDFVYSFKRLLDGPTASPGGWIFRGKVLETSAGEPSDTAFVAVNDSTLRIHLREPFIPFLGILTMPYAYVVPREAVQKYGKDFREHPVGTGPFVFKQWDEGNAIIYHRNPSYWKKDAQGQPLPYLDAVQISFIQDRKTEFLTFMQGKLDFLSGIRSGSRDLIMYPDGTVREDFQGKFQLQKVPYLNTEYLGMQQDPANLRGDNAETGRALRDKRVRQALNYALNKPEFLAYFLNNVGKPGNSGFVPASLPSFSAALVPGYTYQPEKARALLRAAGYGPGMPLKLRLSTVAETKEYCEYYQKKWAEVGVQVEIDVNQGAAHGELIDNGRAAFFTRSWLGDYPDAENYLALFYSKNFAPAGPNKTHFRSPAYDRLYEQAKLEQNTEKRYELYRQMDRLIVEECPVVAVYYDEVVRLTQNNVRGLTPNPMNQLVLERVRKE